The segment AGTGGAGAGTATTAGAGGGGAGATACGGCCCCTTCTTGCCTTCTCATGCTAACCATCATCACTGTGCTTACGGCTGTGCAAAAAGCAGCACTGTGCTTCACTGAACCTCCAGCACTGGCCTAGGTACGTCTTGTCTGCTTTCTCCTAAAGATAagcactgctgaaattccctaTCTTCTCTGGTACCCCAGCTAGTGGGAAGCAGCTTTTTCCCCTTAAGTACTTAACTATCTCTTTGGCAGCATATCACTGTGAGTGTCCAAATTGAGTGTGAACCTGGAATGTCTTCACTTGGTGCTCTAATAAGAATTGAATCAAATTTCAAGCACCTTTTATGTAAAGCAGGCTGGGAATTTGTTGATCCTAGAAGCAAAACTTGTAATGAATTACATAATGCTGTgctattatttattaaaaaaagggaaaacaacaaaacccacaaaactccTTTTTCCCTAGTGCACTGTGCTGCAGCTAGCTCTTGTCTCCTTGACAGCATTTTTTCTGCATAGCTGTTTCAAACAGCAGTTTAGTTGAATACACAAAGTTTGGGCTCATGGCACTGGGGTAGCAGAGGAAGAAAGGAGATGATGTAGCTCATCCAGATGCTGCCTCTTGGATAGAGAAAGGTGCTGCTTGAAGTTATCAGGGGATTTTGAACACCTTgactctgaagcagcagcaggcttGCTCTGTACGTTCTGATGTACCAAAAGGTTTTACACAAGGGCCTTATACTAACAGAGGTCCATGTGGTTTGGTTATTGACCTAGGGAAGAACCTGAAATCACAAGCAGCAGGTTATTATATTGCACGGGAAAACTTTCCTTCTGTAGTATGTAAATAGATTACAGACTGGCCTGGTCTGCCAGCATCCCCTGCCATTTAGTTTGTGGATGTGATAATGGCTCTTTCACCAACAGCAACGGTCCCCTCCTGTGTTGTCCACTATTTTTTGGAGGGGGATGTTTGGTGTTGGATGTTTTTTTATGCCCTTGTCACCTGCCCTCCAATAGAGTAGAAATTTTGGGATTCAAATAGTTACCAGACACAGGCTCTCAAAGAGATCACTTTTCATTTACAGAATGTGTTCAAAGTGTACCTGGGGAGCAAAAACTTCTGAACTTTTATAGTGTCATAAAGTGTTTGCCAGAAATAAGAAATAGTTTATTGACTTGATATGGTGTCTGACTGAAGTTGTAGTTCAGATGCCTTAAGACACTGTTTCTAAAGTTGCTGTGAGCTCAGCCcctaaaaaaaaagatactatGAGTTGTTTGAAATCCGGTTTCCATGACATAACATCATTTAGTTTGAATATCTGGGATCAAGTCAAAAGTTTTTGGCTTGAGAATGTTAAAGGTGGGTTTCTTTCCCATTGTGGTATTTTAACGAGTATGCAGCTTCTTGAGGAAAGGCGTTTTCTGCTCTCCCATCCCCAAGTCCTTTGTCATCCATCTTCTTCCCTCTCCATTTGAGAGCAGGCAATCTTGAAAAATTGTTTATTACtacacaaaacagaaaataagaacAGATGTCCATGTGCATCctctttatttgtttcttttccaggtATGCACTTCAGTTGCAGACACAGAACTGTCTTGTACTGCACAGACATGTCTAGAACAGTGTCTGAATTGTTTCCATAGTTTATTATAAAAGTTTTTGTAGCCTGTTGGAACAgcattctttttcatttcagtagTTAAGGGAATTGTTGCATGTGATGGGAAGCTGTATTTGAGATATCAAATCTTATTATGCATTTAATGGGTTTTTAAAACTCAGCCTTTATTGTTAAAGCAGTTTAATTACTGCCATTACTTTCGTTATTGTCATCTTGCTAAATGAATCTTAGTCATAAAGTTTCTGTGCTGGTAAAGGAAAATTCTCTCATGTTTTGCGGTGTTACAGTTTTGTGTTTGTGCCACCTCATTTCCTCTAGATGCTACAGAGATATACATGGGTTTGTACAACCAAGGTGAAAACTATAGTTTTGTAATAAAAGTAGGGAAGACTTGCTTTCATTACCTCTTGTTTGTGTACACTTCAATGTTCATATGAAAAATTGCTGTTTGCTCTTTAAGTGGCAAAGCTGTAGGCACAAGAGAAAGGCTGGTCCAAAGGTCAGGGCAATAGCCTAGGACTTGGAATTAAACTGGCattttcctcctgctgcagatTTTGAGGGTAGTGTTGGCCAAATCACATTTGTTCTCTAATTGTGCATTGGGTTTAATAGCACTGTTCATGTTTGTGGGAATGATGCTCACATCACACAGGATAGAGATACTGAAGGAAAGCTGTCTTGTTCTGCatctcctgtccctgcctgacATCCTGCTTCCCTCTGCTTGGCAGGTGGTGCTGTCACTTTTACTGCATGGACTCTTGCTCAGTAGCAtgggagaagaggaaggactgCATCAAACACAATTCCTGGTACGTCACTTTGCTCCTTACATGAATCCCTAACCTGGAACTCTGTGCAATCATGAGAACAGGATGGCAAAAAACTGGCTTTATGGTGTAAGATACTAATTGAAAAcaagttttagaaaaaaatccagtgacTGCTGTGAAAGGTTTGCCTTTAAGAACAGATAAatgtttttcctctgcttctaGGTGCCCAAGTGTGCGTGATGTATTGAGGTTTTCAGGTTTTCTCCTGTGTTCTGTTCTGTTGGTGTGCTTTAGAAGGCATGTAAATGCCAAATTATAGATGTATGAAAACCAGGTTAACATTCAACTGAAGTTTTAATTACTCTTCACAAGAATGTaagctgaaataaaagaaacttCAAACTCTGCACAGTGTTTAATGTTTGATGATGTAATCATACATGATTTGTACACAGTCCCAAAAGATGTTTCTAGAGGTTGTTTCTCATGGCGGGAAGGGTATGTTCACAAATTACTTTACATAGAAGTGTAGGAAAAATTAAATAGGATATCCTCTGATAGGAAGTTTGCAGAAATGTCTAAAAATCCTGAAAAGGAACTATCGAGCAACAACAATATCAACTGTTCAATAGGAGTAATGGAAATGTTAGGTTTCGGGATAAAATTTTAGAAGAAACATCCAAAGTATTTAATACATAGCTAATCCATGGGTAGCTTTTAAGATGTTAGGAAAAATGACTACAAGACCACGTTTATTCTATATTCTAGTCTCTGCACTattttctttcagcagaaagaaatcTTTTAAGAGTTGGCAAATCCCAATGAAAGTTATTTCATGGATATGTACACCAATGTTACAAGTGTTGTACAGTCAGACCAAGTGTTTATCTAGCTACTGTGCTATCCCCAGGTTTTCACAGCAGATAAGCATGTAATGTATTTTGAAAGGAACAATGTTGTTGCCCTTTAGTGGATTTTTAGTGTCTCTGAAAAAGCTGAGAGAGAATTTCTTGAAAATACGTGGAATGTACCGTAGCAACCAGAAAAGCAAGGCAGAGTTTAGGGCTTATCAAGGAGAATGGGAGGTTACATAGAAAGACACTGCAATACTATTTTGGTTTTATCAGCTTGTAGTTGAAAAACTGTTTTGTTTGGGTCACTATCTtgaaaaaaagcccccaaataGTGGGCAAACAGGAATTCTAAGGATGAAGACtaagaaggaaaataaggaaGAAGTATAAATGTAAAGGTCAGGTATCAGCTTTCATTTGCAGCCCAATTTTTATAAGACTTAAAGTGATATatactgcattttttaaaaagttacttTGCATTCCAAGGGACCAGCTTCAATATTTGCATGGGGCAGTGTTGTCAAAAATTAGTGCAATTCAGAAGATCTGAGGCTGGTTCTTGAGAGGTACCCCTTGTAGAATTCAGCAAGTGATTCTAGGTGTGAATACTGAAAAGCCTGCATGCACTCTGTGTATTTTTAGCTGGTGAACCTAAGCCACGAATACAGGAATTTTCCTGTCTTAGAGTCAACTGGGAAGGGAATACAGAAGCCCATATAGAGGATGACAGTGACTGTCCTTACTGGACTTGCCCAGTTCTTACTGGAATTACTCAGTTCTCTTACTCACCTAAGGAAGGGAACCGGAAGGACTGCTTTGGGCGCCTCACTGAATGTCTCAAGTTACATGGAACAGATCTAGATACACTCTCTTTGTAGCTACATAAGCTAATCTTTTCACACGTGCTGCCcatgggttggttttttttccatgttactCTATTAGGCATATTAATGTTCTGGAGGAGTCAAATCTTTTAaagatttagaaaaaaatccaggttgtatttttatttccaaaatcaGAGGTTAAGCGTGCCAGTAGAAACGGGAGGAGAAGCTGCCTGTGCAGTAGGGGAAATCCGGCCGGTGAGATGTTTGCTTCTGTgcaaggcagcagctcctgactTCCATCAAGTGCAGAGCTTCAtgggagccaggagctgggagcccCTGCCTCCCTCCGGTGCCTTGTGGACCTGCTCACCCCTGGGACTCGGTCCACATGTTCCTGACCCCTGTTGTACCACTCTGGCCATTCTAGAACATGGTATGACAATTCTGATGTTTCCATAGTTAGAGAATTTGCTTTTTAGTAAAAGATTAAAGTTCACTGTTCTCTTTTTAGTACCTTTTTTTTCATCCCTCTTGAGCTGTTTATGTTGTAcatggttttttttatttgtttggtttttttaacaggACACAATGTTTGTGCGAGGAttaaagagaaaatgttttgatggtgAAGAAGATATTGAAGGGACTCTGGCTGGTATTAAGGCTATTCCTTCCTATAATCTCCAGCGGCAGTCACTTCTAGATATGTCCTTGGTTAAACTTCAGCTGTGTCACATGCTGGTGGAGCCCAACCTTTGTCGTTCGGTACTTATAGCCAACACGGTACGGCAGATCCAAGAGGAAATGACTCAAGACGGGACTTGGCAGATGAtaaacacacagagcacagggcaggcatCCCTGGATCGTCTTGTTTCAACAGATATCCTCTGTCGTTCATCTAGAGATCCAGCTGAGGGAAAGCATGGTCCAGCCTATGGTACTTTCAATAAAGACTTTGAGAGTGACCAGGCACAAGATAGTTCAGAAACTATGTCAACAGCCTCTGCAGTGCAAGCACCAAGAAACCTGCAGAGCAACGTGTGGGAAATGGAGAGTCcacaagaaaataaaggaaacttTCAAAAATCTTTAGATCAAATATTTGAGACGCTGGAGAATAAAAGTCCTAATACTGTTGAAGATCTGTTTTCAGAAGTTGACAATTCTTATTATGATCTCGATACTATGTTAACTGGCATGATGGGCAACACAAAAATGGGACACTGTGATAGTCttgaaacattttcttctccaaCAAATACAGCTTCTAACTCTAATTGTAAATCTGATCTTAATGACCTTGATCATATTGTGGAAATCCTTGTTGAATCCTGAACCTCCTTGTGTGGAGGTAAAGATCAGTTCATAGGAAGAAAAGACTTGAGAAAGCAATTTGCGCAGTTTGTTCCATCAAATCTGCACGAGTATTTTACAAATATCTATATATTATATAGATACATTTATTAAGAAGCACTTCATATTGCAAAATAGTGTTAACTCTTAAAAGTTAACCTGCAACTTGTTGTGTAATAATCTGATTTATTGTCCAATGAACTGTAAGTACA is part of the Passer domesticus isolate bPasDom1 chromosome 6, bPasDom1.hap1, whole genome shotgun sequence genome and harbors:
- the CDCA4 gene encoding cell division cycle-associated protein 4; this encodes MGEEEGLHQTQFLDTMFVRGLKRKCFDGEEDIEGTLAGIKAIPSYNLQRQSLLDMSLVKLQLCHMLVEPNLCRSVLIANTVRQIQEEMTQDGTWQMINTQSTGQASLDRLVSTDILCRSSRDPAEGKHGPAYGTFNKDFESDQAQDSSETMSTASAVQAPRNLQSNVWEMESPQENKGNFQKSLDQIFETLENKSPNTVEDLFSEVDNSYYDLDTMLTGMMGNTKMGHCDSLETFSSPTNTASNSNCKSDLNDLDHIVEILVES